One Pseudodesulfovibrio cashew DNA window includes the following coding sequences:
- the dsrM gene encoding sulfate reduction electron transfer complex DsrMKJOP subunit DsrM — translation MNALYSLLFVFLLVLIPLFGVGAAHLNSLFGASIPYLAFCIFLIGFVYKVFTWARTDVPFRIPTTGGQFKSFDPVMFKQNKLDCPQTGAQTFFRMVLEVFAFRSLFRNTAVSLHETKDGPVVAYKSSKWLWLFAITFHYSFFIIALRHLRLFLEPIPFLPVGALEFVDGILQIGAPTLYLTDAGLVLGVLLLLGRRLINARINYISYVSDFFPLFLILAIALSGIYMRYYAKVDVIAIKELTMGLATFHYVIPESINVSFFVHVFLVSCLMAYFPFSKLMHLPGVFLSPTRNMPNDTRAKHHVNPWNDPKIKAHAYADYEKEFGVVMAEAGLPLDNPENGKAPEEADA, via the coding sequence ATGAATGCTCTTTACTCACTTCTGTTCGTCTTTCTCCTGGTGTTGATCCCCTTGTTCGGGGTTGGCGCGGCGCATCTGAACTCCCTGTTCGGCGCCTCCATCCCGTACTTGGCGTTCTGCATCTTCCTTATCGGCTTTGTATACAAAGTCTTCACCTGGGCCCGGACCGACGTACCTTTCCGGATTCCCACAACCGGCGGTCAGTTCAAATCCTTTGATCCCGTCATGTTCAAGCAGAACAAGCTTGACTGTCCCCAGACCGGGGCGCAGACCTTCTTCCGTATGGTTCTCGAGGTCTTCGCATTCCGGTCCCTGTTCCGGAACACCGCCGTGTCTCTGCACGAGACCAAGGACGGTCCGGTGGTGGCCTACAAGTCCAGCAAATGGCTCTGGCTCTTCGCCATCACGTTCCACTACTCCTTTTTCATCATCGCCCTGCGCCACCTGCGCCTGTTCCTCGAACCCATCCCGTTCCTGCCTGTGGGAGCCCTGGAGTTCGTTGACGGCATTCTGCAGATCGGTGCGCCCACCCTGTACCTGACCGACGCCGGTCTGGTGCTCGGCGTGCTGCTCCTGCTCGGCCGCAGGCTGATCAACGCCCGGATCAACTACATCTCGTATGTATCGGACTTCTTCCCGCTGTTCCTGATCCTGGCCATCGCCCTGTCGGGCATCTACATGCGCTACTATGCCAAGGTCGACGTCATCGCGATCAAGGAGCTGACCATGGGTCTGGCGACGTTCCACTACGTCATCCCCGAGTCCATCAACGTCTCCTTCTTCGTCCACGTCTTCCTGGTCAGCTGCCTCATGGCGTACTTCCCGTTCTCCAAACTCATGCACCTGCCCGGCGTCTTCCTGTCGCCCACCAGGAACATGCCGAACGACACGCGCGCCAAGCACCACGTGAATCCCTGGAACGATCCGAAGATCAAGGCTCACGCCTATGCGGATTACGAAAAGGAATTCGGCGTCGTCATGGCCGAGGCAGGCCTGCCTCTGGATAACCCCGAGAACGGCAAGGCCCCTGAAGAGGCCGACGCCTAG
- a CDS encoding RsbRD N-terminal domain-containing protein produces MTFESELAERKDELSEKWAELILRTYPKETQKIWVRQKDRFQNPVGAAIFEATRALVDLIIEWQDAEKIAEELDRLIRIRSVQDFTPSQAISFVFLLKKLLRDEFFKPMQAEDRLGDLLRFEARVDNLAMMSFDIYSKGREEIYRMRVDEVKRSQSNLLRKAGMIADVTADSSAD; encoded by the coding sequence ATGACATTTGAATCCGAACTTGCAGAGCGCAAGGACGAGCTGTCGGAGAAATGGGCGGAGCTGATCCTCCGAACCTACCCCAAGGAAACCCAAAAAATATGGGTCCGGCAGAAGGATCGGTTCCAGAATCCGGTCGGGGCGGCCATTTTCGAGGCCACCCGGGCTCTGGTCGACCTGATCATAGAATGGCAGGACGCCGAGAAGATCGCCGAAGAGCTGGACCGCCTCATCCGCATCCGCTCCGTGCAGGACTTCACCCCGTCCCAGGCCATCAGTTTCGTTTTTCTGCTGAAGAAGCTCCTTCGCGACGAGTTCTTCAAACCCATGCAGGCGGAGGACAGGCTCGGGGACCTGCTCCGATTCGAGGCCAGGGTGGACAACCTGGCCATGATGTCGTTCGACATCTACTCCAAAGGTCGCGAAGAGATATACCGGATGCGCGTGGACGAAGTGAAGCGCTCCCAGAGCAACCTGCTCAGGAAGGCCGGTATGATTGCGGACGTTACGGCTGATTCGTCAGCCGATTAG